The Colias croceus chromosome W, ilColCroc2.1 genome contains a region encoding:
- the LOC123704867 gene encoding uncharacterized protein YMR317W-like has protein sequence MSRIPFPRRTESSTQTDVTYDLSYTTSAQSTISAQSPISAQSPTSSQSTISAQSSQSTISAQSSQSTISAQSTQSPISAQSPQSTISTQSSQSTISTQSSQSTISAQSPQSTISTQSSQSTISAQSPQSTISTQSSQSTISTQSSQSTISAQSPQSTISTQSSQSTISAQSPQSTISTQSSQSTISTQSSQSPISTQSSQSPISTKSRKSTQSRVSIQSRKPTQSRISIQSPKSNVTPQSFNTKKSRTKSTYSTFPNPPISKARVLCTAKYAFLIYEQRVVLAPTTFSLALAEASGVSVNQRSKAFTQRR, from the exons ATGTC AAGGATTCCGTTTCCGCGTCGTACGGAATCATCGACTCAAACCGACGTGACTTATGACTTATCTTATACTACATCGGCTCAATCTACTATATCGGCTCAATCTCCTATATCGGCTCAATCTCCTACATCGTCTCAATCTACTATATCGGCTCAATCGTCTCAATCTACTATATCGGCTCAATCGTCTCAATCTACTATATCGGCTCAATCGACTCAATCTCCTATATCGGCTCAATCGCCTCAATCTACTATATCGACTCAATCGTCTCAATCTACTATATCGACTCAATCGTCTCAATCTACTATATCGGCTCAATCGCCTCAATCTACTATATCGACTCAATCGTCTCAATCTACTATATCGGCTCAATCGCCTCAATCTACTATATCGACTCAATCGTCTCAATCTACTATATCGACTCAATCGTCTCAATCTACTATATCGGCTCAATCGCCTCAATCTACTATATCGACTCAATCGTCTCAATCTACTATATCGGCTCAATCGCCTCAATCTACTATATCGACTCAATCGTCTCAATCTACTATATCGACTCAATCGTCTCAATCTCCCATATCGACTCAATCGTCTCAATCTCCTATATCTACTAAATCTCGTAAATCGACTCAATCTCGTGTGTCTATTCAATCTCGTAAGCCAACTCAATCACGTATATCAATTCAATCTCCTAAGTCAAATGTAACTCCTCAATCATTTAACACGAAAAAGTCCCGTACTAAATCTACCTATTCTACATTTCCTAATCCTCCTATATCGAAAG CCCGCGTGCTTTGCACCGCGAAATACGCGTTCCTCATATACGAGCAGAGAGTTGTATTGGCACCTACTACGTTTTCACTGGCGCTAGCAGAAGCGTCGGGAGTGAGCGTGAACCAGCGTTCGAAGGCGTTCACTCAGCGGAGATAG